Within the Oceanispirochaeta sp. genome, the region CAGAAAAAATCCGGTAGAGTGAAAAGTGATTTTACTGAAAAGAAGAAGGGAACGAAAGATTCGGGAGATTTTTTTTACAGCGGTAAAACTCCTGCAAGAAACCTCCGCTTTGCTGAATATCTGTATTATTCGGGGACAATCTCATGGACCGACCTGGTCCAAGCTCTCGTATGGCAGTATAGAAACAGACCTAAAATCGGTGAAATGGCTTCCGAGACTGGGCTATTGGTATTTGAGGAAATCCTTGAGATTCTCAAGGAAAAAAAGTTTGGAGAGCTTTTTGGAGAAGTTGCCGTCCGACTGGGTTATCTGAACCGGACCAACTTGACTTCCCTGGTAAGGGAACAGAAAAAACTGGGCCTTCCTATTGGTCACTATTTTCTATCATCCCATAAGATGACTCAAAATATACTCTACAAAAAGCTCTCTGAAAACAGACGGCATAATATTCTATTTAGTGACCGATCAGACTCATAAATTCTTCTCTTGTGGCCACAGAGGAGTGAAAACTACCAAGAACCGAAGAGGTTACCATAGATGAGTTCTGCTTCTGAACCCCTCTCATCATCATGCACATATGGCGGCATTCCATGACAACTCCCACACCCTCGGCTTCCACCTCGTCTCTGACTGTTCTGGCTATCTCGGCGGTGATGCGCTCCTGAATCTGGAGGCGGCGTCCATAGAAGTCTACTATCCGGGCTAATTTGCTCACACCTAATACTTTGTTTTTTGCAACATAACCGATATGACAAACCCCGAAAAAGGGGAGCATATGGTGCTCACAGAGGCTGTACACTTCGATGTCCTTACAGACTATCATATTATTGGCTTCTGATTCGAATACGGCATTGTTGACAATCTCATCAAGATTCATAGAATACCCGCTTGTCAGAAATTTATAGGCTTCGGCGACTCTCTCGGGTGTCTTTAAAAGACCTTCCCTGTCGGGATCCTCTCCGATCTCAACAAGAAGCTCTCTTATCAACTGAGATACTTTTTCTTTATTCATGAATCATTCTCCTTATTCTCTCGGTAAATTCAATCAATGGATGCATATTCTCTACACTTGTATTTTCTTTGTTAGAGGGATGAATTAGATCTTTTAATTTCCCTTGTCCCGGAAGAATCAGCTCGGGATTCATTTCCAATAATGGGACATAAATAAAATTTATTTTCAGTAAGTCCGGGGAAAAATAATCGCCCATCAGGAGAATATCCAGATCCAAAGTTCTTGAAGAATTGGGATCATCTGATCTGACTCGGCCGCACTTAGATTCAACGTGGTTTAGAATTTTTTTCAAATCGAATGCATTCCCGGGATATCCCTGGAGGACCCAGATTCCATTAATGAAGGATGGGTTTTCCTTATGAACCAGAGGTTCAGTTCTATAATGGGTCGAAAGGGATTCTACCTGTATTCCCAGGGATGCAAGCTCTTCCAAGGCTTGCGGAATATTCTTTTCCGGTTCCAGATTGGAGCCGACTCCCAGGTATATTTTCATGCCTTCCGGAATATTTCGACACCCACAGAGCGGGCAAAACGCAGGGCCGTTGGTTTTTCCACTTTGACTCGAGCAGCCTGGACCCCTTTATAGCCGAGGCAGCAGCCGCTGACGGCAGAAGCCAGTTTTTCCACAAGAAGAAAGGATGAGTTTTCAACCAGGGTCATGATATCCAGATTCATTTTTTTATAGTTCACAGTATCTTCAATATCCTCGGTTTCAATAGATTTTGAAAAATCCGTATAGAGGGTGAGATTGATGTTCACATCCTGTTTGTTGATCC harbors:
- the folE gene encoding GTP cyclohydrolase I FolE; protein product: MNKEKVSQLIRELLVEIGEDPDREGLLKTPERVAEAYKFLTSGYSMNLDEIVNNAVFESEANNMIVCKDIEVYSLCEHHMLPFFGVCHIGYVAKNKVLGVSKLARIVDFYGRRLQIQERITAEIARTVRDEVEAEGVGVVMECRHMCMMMRGVQKQNSSMVTSSVLGSFHSSVATREEFMSLIGH
- the folK gene encoding 2-amino-4-hydroxy-6-hydroxymethyldihydropteridine diphosphokinase codes for the protein MKIYLGVGSNLEPEKNIPQALEELASLGIQVESLSTHYRTEPLVHKENPSFINGIWVLQGYPGNAFDLKKILNHVESKCGRVRSDDPNSSRTLDLDILLMGDYFSPDLLKINFIYVPLLEMNPELILPGQGKLKDLIHPSNKENTSVENMHPLIEFTERIRRMIHE
- a CDS encoding dihydroneopterin aldolase is translated as MDYNGIDYNSMDKIIISDLQLRCIIGINPDERINKQDVNINLTLYTDFSKSIETEDIEDTVNYKKMNLDIMTLVENSSFLLVEKLASAVSGCCLGYKGVQAARVKVEKPTALRFARSVGVEIFRKA